CTGTAGGTGGTCAGGTTGGACATTTCTTTCTTGATTACATGTAACTGATGCTGAATGCCCTGATCTGTGTGGATTGTAGTGAAGTGGGCTCAGTTGAATTCCTGAAACTCAGTGCCTTTATGATGAAGGTTGTGCTGATAAGTAGGAATAGATTTAGGATCCTTGATTGAGCGGTGGACAGTCATAGGAAAATGCAGAAGTATGAGTTTGATTTATAAagctaaatcttttttttgtatttttctgaagctggaaatggggagagacagtcagacagactctcgcatgtgcccgaccaggatccacctggcacacccaccaggggcaaagctctgcccaccaggggccatggtCTGCTCCTCCaaggcatcactctgccacgaccagagccactccagcacctgggtcagaggccaaggagccatccccagcgctcagaccatctttgctccaatggagccttggctgcgggaggggaagagagagagaggaaggtgggggtggggtggagaagcaaataggtgcttctcctatgtgccctggccaggaatcaaaccgggtcccccgcatgccaggccaacgctctaccgctgagccaaccagccagggctgaagctAAATCTTTGGTttgatttgtatattattttgggtTACTACTGATAAAAGCTCTTGATTCTATTGAATAGTTTTCTTAATAACACACAAATGTACTCTCTTGGCCAGATTCTTTTTCCAGGTCAGACTTCATCTTGTCTTTCTCATAAGAAGTGGTTTGTGAAGTGATTATATAGGCCATGCTCAGCCTGAGGTGTGCAAAGCCAGGCTTAGTGACTTATTAACTCTATGACTCAGGAAGCTTCCCAATCCTTGAGGctcagtttcctctcctgtaGGGTGAGCGCACTCAGTACTCCCTCATATGAGCTTATAGGGACTAGGTAAGGTAGAGCTTGTGCAGCTCCAAGCGGAATCCCTGCCATTCAGTCATCAGATCACACACACCTTTGCTCTTGTTAATCCAGAGTTGTCTGACTATAGATAAGCAGTCAGGAAAAATAGATGTTTTGGCACCAGATGGCAATGTTCTTGGTCAGGGTTGTAGTCAATCTTAGTTGGACAGGTTCAGATGACCCACTTTAGGCAGTTCCATGGCACTCAGAACAGATGTGACCCAAGAATCCAGGAACCAGGGCAGTGGCAAAGCAAGTTTCCTGAACTTGTGTAGTAAGGGACACAAGATGACTGTTGGAGAGTCTGTCGGCACCAGAGTGTCCTGGTGAAGATGGAGTTCTGTGGCAGTTATCACTGTGGTTTCTGCTTCCTTTATAATGGCTCAGCATAGGCCAGCAGTATGAGACCTGCTCTCAGGACACACCGGGGCTCTCAGTCGTGCCCATGATGTGTCTCAGACAGCACTGCCTGTAGCACTTAAAGAGAGTATGAGCACCTAAGGACTGGCCCCTGGAACCCGGCTCCTGCACAATGGTCTGACTTCTAAGAGCCAGACAGGAACCTGGGCCATCCGACTCTTTAATGTGTCCTCTCTTCCATTATCCAATGTGCTTTGACCTCATGATGTTGTTTTTGGCATTGGATTAACCCTGTAGTAAATGGCTCCAAAGAAGACCAAGAACTGGGACATACATATTCACAGACATGTATTCTTGAGTCatcccttttattcttctttaaagaCATAAAGTAACAATAGGGGTAGGTTAGGTACCTAGAAGATTGAAATATGAGCTCAATATAAATAATGTTGAAATTCAAGAGAACAGGGTTAGTGGGATTTATTATTTATGGTCTCTCAAgaatgcaaatgtaaatgaataatTAACATTGTGTGTGTCTACTAGTTTGGGCTGTTCAACAGagaaactatttttaatgtttaaaatttttatgaatgttAAATGCTGTTGtggaaatagaactactatatatttgaaaactgCATTTATGGGAGCTAgtggtattgattttttttaatatcagtacTTTTTCCCTGGGCTTGTCAAAAGAGAAGAAGCTATCATAATTTCAAAGAGCATGCAAACTATGTTTATTAATCTTCTGATTATTTTTGAATTATAACAATAAACAGACAGCTTGAGTTAGAAGTAatcacatggccctggctggtaggctcagtggtagagcatcagcctggtgtgcaggagtcctgggtttgattcccggccagggcacacaggagaagtacccatctgcatcacccctccccctctccttcctctctgtttctctcttcccctcctgcagccaaggctccactggagcaaagttggcccaggtgctgaagatggctccatggcctctgcctcaggtcctagaagggctctggttgcaacagagtgatgccccggatgggcagagcatcaccccctggtgggcatgccgggtggatcctggagggtgcatgcaggagtctgtctgactgcctccccatttccaactttagaaaaataccaaaaaaaagaaagaaaagccaaaataaacctttaaaaaaaaatcacacgtAAATATTCTGTGCTTGAGGATGACTACCTCCATTTACTTAATCTCTCAAAACCATATAAAAGTTAAAGCTGCTCATTTACCAATGCTTCATGAGAAAATGGATATGTGAATAGTCACCAAATTTATTGGTTATGTTTGAAATGCTGATATAATATTGTAAGCTGTGTAGCATCACAGAATTCTCTTTGGGAGGCTCTGAAAGCAGCTCAAAAAGAGGGATTATGAGGATGGCCATCAGTACATATAAAAGGTAAGTGGAAGGTCTTCTGACTTTAAAATGCAGATATAATTGAAATTTATGATATATTCCCTTTTGAGGGCAACTGTAGACTCCTTACATGAAGAAAAATCCAACTTCCAGAGGTTAAAAGTGAGGTCCATATGCTGCTCTTTGGAAAAGAACTATCTTACATTTTaagacaggggtctccaaactacgtcccccgggccacatgcggccccctgaagccatttatccggcccccgcttcACTTCCGGAaaaggcacctctttcactgatggtcagtgagaggagcacattgaccatctcattagccaaaagcaggcccatagttcccattgaaatactggtcagtttgttgatttaaatttacttgttctttattttaaatattgtatttattcccgttttgtttttttactttaaaataagatatgtgcagtgtgcatagggatttgttcatagttttttttattgtctggccctccaacggtctgagggacagtgaactggccccctgtgtaaaaagcttagggacccctgttttaagatAAGCTAGATTGTGAAGACAGTCAGTAGTTTTAACAAATAATAGGACAGATGCTCAGAATTCCAGGCATTGGTTTGCAATTGAGCTGTTTCTCACAGGGGCAACTTTGCTGCCTACTCAAGGACTAATTGCAGAATTGTGGCAAggattttaaacacacacacatacacaaatcatGGTTAATGATTTTCCTAAGAAAAGTTGGAAAGTGCAGCTAAGTGAAAATATACCTGTTATTCAGCATTTAAAATACTGACTTCACCCGCATCTTGCCTTCGCCATCAACACGTCAAACTGGTGTGACTCTTGCCCTTCGGACTGTTGACTTTGTCTTGGATGGGCCACAACAGAGGCATTTTAAAAAGCCTCTTAAGAACCTCCTGGTCACCCTCCGCCAGCCGTGGCGGTGGCCAGGAGAGGCTGGGGTCCCACCATCAGGCAGCCCAGTCCTTTCTTCTTGGGTTCTACTCCCGCAGCTGGTGTTATGGCTGCTAGGTGTGGGGAGGGAGCACACAGAGTCAGGCTGGAGCTCTGGGCTGCAAGCAGCATTCATGTTCTCTTGGCTGGATGGTGGAGCGCTGGCCCGGGAGGCTGGGCCGGATGGTGGAGTGCCAGCCCGGGAGGCTAGGCTGGATGTGGGTGGATGGTGGAGCTCCGGCCCGGGAGGCTGGGCCGGATGGTGGAGCGCTGGCCTGGGAGGCTAGGCCAAATGGTGGAGCGCTGGCACAGGGGGCTGGGCCATATGGTGGAGCTCTGGCCCGGGATTTAAGGCTGgatggtagagcgctggcccggGACTTGGGGCTGgatggtagagcgctggcctgggacTTGGGGctggatggtggagtgctgagccAGGACTTGGGActggatggtggagtgctaagccAGGACTTGGGGCTGGGTGGTGGAGTGCTGACCCGGTAGGCTGggccagatggtggagtgctgacaTGGGAGGCTAGGCCAGATGGTGGAGCTCTGACCTGGGAGTCTGggccagatggtggagtgctggcccaggaggcagggccagatgGTGGAGCACTGGCCCAGAACTTGGGGctggatggtggagtgctgagccAGGACTTGGGGCTGGGTGGTGGAGCGCTGACCCAGGAGTCTGggccagatggtggagtgctagcCCAGGAGGCGGGGCCAGATGATGGAGTACTGGCCTGGGAGTCTGGGCCAGATGGTGGAGCACTAGCCCGGGAGGCAGGGCCAGAAGGTGAAGTGCTGGCCTGGGACTCTGGGTTGGACATACCTTCTCCTGAGATACTGGCAGAGTCCTCCTCCACCGAAACCTGGGCTGAGGGAAGGACAATGTCAAGAGACTGAGGGCAGGGCCTTAAGGGGACAGTGCTCCCCTTCCTCTTATATTTCCTGGCCTCCAAGAGGAGGTAGGTCCCCATTATGTGATTGTATGACTGTCCCATCAGTGCCTTCCATATCTCAGGGTGCTGGAAGCCGATGAAGTTCATTTCTGCTACAATTTCGGGGTCCAGGTTGCCCCGGGGCATGTCGCTGTATGGCTCTAGTTGTTCCTTTTGGCTGTTAATTACCCATGGATGTTGGAAGAGTTCATCAGCGGCTGACTTCTCGCTGGGATTGAGAGCCATTAAGTTCTTGAGTAAGGCTTGACACTCCACTGACAAATAACCTGGTATTCTGAAGTTCCCAATCATGATGTTCTTTTTCACTTTAGTTAAGTCCTGGCTCTTAAATGGTGACCATCCTGTTACCATGTGAAAGGGAATTACACCGAGGTCCCAGATATCTACCTTCCGGCCCTCATAAGTTTGCTCCAGCAGCATCTCGGGTGCCATACAGTTCACAGTCCCACAGTATGTTTTCAGTTCATCCCTTTGCACCTTCCTCCCTAAACCAAAGTCTgttattctgatatttttattcGCATCGACCAGGATGTTCTCCAGCTTCAGGTCCCTGTGCATGATATTCAGCCTGTCGCAGTACTAAAGGGCTGAAAGGAGCTGTCTAAAAATGCGTCGTGCTTCTGCCTTGGTGATAGGGCGGTCCCTTAGTAAATAATCAAAGAGGTCACCACCACTGATGTATTCCATGATGATGTAGTTTGGAGTCCCTGACAATCACCTCCACCAGCTTGACAACATTTGGATGGTTTAATGCTTTAAGAAACTCAACCTCCCGGATGGCGTTTGGGCAGTCCTTTAAACTTACAATTTTTATGGTGATGCATATGCCCGTTAGGACGTGCTGGGCTAGCTTAACTGTGCCAAAGCCCCCTGTGCCCAGGGTACGAACAAAGACATGATTCCCCACGTCGCCCATCATCCACCAAGTTGTTGCTCCATAGTCACCAAACATGGTGACTTGGCGATGTTGTAAATTCACGCCTTAACCAAATCAAGATCCAGATAGACTAGTCCAAGTCACAGTCTGAGTTCCAAATCCAATACAATCAATCCAAGTCCACAAATCAAAATCCAAAGAGAATTGTCCAAAACAGTCCAAATCCAAATCCAAATCACAGTCCAAACGTGTCTAAAACCTCAGGTCACTGTAACGCTCCCTGGGCCGTAAAAGACAAAATGCtcagcccagccagggccttatatagGTTACTTTGTTATTCCATCACAATTGTGCCCTTATGAGGTCAGAGCCAATCACGGCCAATCATGGCTGAGCATATACCACAgtgttttttctcccttttgtgtTCCATGAcccttttactaaagaaaataaagaaccccCAAAAAGCTTTCTGTTTATGTGAGATAGTAAATAATGATTAATATTGACtatattggaaataaaaatctatgatgcaaaaaagtaaaataaaataaataaaagtaaaaagtctGGCCCTTGCCTTTGGGGCATTGAGGACAGTTGTTCCCAGCCCAAGGACATCAGTTCCAatgtgaggttgccagttcgacctTGGAATCATGCATGCTGAGGTCATTAGCTCTAACCCTGTGGCACTGGCtagagccccagtcagggcacatatgagaagtgatcaatgaCATAAtgcagtggaacaatgagttcatGCTGTAGTGTTCCCTGTGTCTAGCACAGTGAGTGGCAACACAGTACAAAAtactgtgtttccccatgtatacaacatacctatgtataagatgcaccttaattttggagcccaaaatttgaaaaaaaatgtattacataaagttattgaactcaagttttattcattataaaatttatacaattccttatcactgtcaaaactcccgtctattagcttgtcctcatttgtgtctgatgacgaatcactgtcttcttaTATTGCCTCGTCATCAGTTCACTCTTCCGTTTCATGGAAAGCCAGGGTCCACATTTCAGGGACAGAGGTCGAGAGCTTCCACCATGTTGGAAAGCAAAGGGCTGTTTACTTCGGGCTTGAATGTTTCCTATCTTGGATCTTACagttttcatattatttatcTGGTGTTTAAGTTGGCTTCTAGTGGTGGCACCCTTTGAAGAGAATACAATATGACTGCTCTTACTCTGTCCCTTCTCAGAGGAAACTTCAGGATACAGATAGCAGAATATGGCTCTCACATCCCCACTTCCCATATCCGTGCCCAAAGCAGACATCCCTGATCAATCACAGCGGTCTTTGTCCCAGGTAAGACCAACATGGGACCCCACACAGACCGTAACAATCCATCTGAGTTCCCAGGGCCAGAGAAATGCACTTGTCACCCTGCCCAAGGGAAACATGTAAAATAGAAGACACTTCATAAATTCCTGCTGTgcaagaaagtgagagagaggctGCATTTTCAAACAAAACTCTCTCCCATACAACAAACCCAGGATGCTTCATTCCTGGACAGACCCACCTGGTCTTCCCATAGTTGTCTAAGAATTAGACATCTCGACCTTCCCAGAAAGTCTGTTTCTCCTCCAAAATCCAGTAAAACTCTAAGAGCAAGCCTTAGCTCCATCCCTGTGTCCATGTATGGCAGACACCCCTGGGCCACCATTCCCATTTGGAGTTCTTGATTTCTGGCCTGGATGCTGCCATCTTTCCTTCCACGTCACCATCCTCTACCCTACGCATTTAAAATTCTAGCTCCACCTTGTCGCTCTCCTGCTTAAAAGTCTCTCGATGATTTTGTTCTCCACAGAATAAAGACCCAGTGCTTTAGCATGACAGAAAAGTTCACCTATTATCTGACTTCTGACCACCTCACAAATACCCCTTCTTGCCACTTTCACTCAATAGAATCAAACTTGATTTACCTACAACTTAACTGACTTCATGATGTGATGACATTTTCAAAAGGTCACTCAAGGTGCAGAGTAGAGAACAGGTATTTTGGGGGGAAGAATGCAGGAAAGAGGATCAGGGGAGTCTGTTGCCATAGTCCTTGCAGGAAAGGACAAGGGTCTGAATGGAGATGGAAGGTGTGGTTATGAGGAGGAAGAATTAGAAGCAGTATCAATAAGGTGGCAATGACAGAGCtgaggactgaggtggaggcttaGAGGGGGCAGGTACTGAATGGATGACACCCTGAGCGCCGGCTGGGCATCCATGTGCTGGTGGCATGTGCTCAGAGAGACAGGCACACAGAGGAGGGGCGGGTGTGGGGGGGAAATAGAGGTGAGCTTGGACAGGAGGAACTTCAGGGCTGCAAGGACATCACCATGCAGATGTCCAGGGGCagttactcttcttttttaaaactttcttttttttaattcattttagaaagggggtggagagagagagaggagagagagaagagggggaggagcaggaagcatcaactcccatatgtgccttgaccaggcaagcccagggttttgaaccagcgacctcagcatttcaggtcaatgctttatccactgcgccaccacaggtcaggccggcagTTACTTTTCAGGATCAGAAGTTCAAGAAAAATTTATGTCATTGTAGCTCTGATGGTGGATGAGCGGGCCAGGGAGGAAGGCAAGGGGGCAGAATTTTTGGAAACCAAGCTAAGGAGGAGAAACCAAGACTGAAGAATGAGGTGGCCCTAGTGGGGAGAAAAAAGGAgttagaggggcagagggggtgtGGAAGTCACAGTAGGAAGGACTCGTGCAAGCCTCACCTGATcggtgatgttgagcaccttctcATGCACCTGTTGGCCATGAAGATGTTTTCTTTGGGGAGAAAGATACCTATTCAAATTCTCTGTCCAGTTTTAAATCAGCTGTCAgtgtttttgctattgagttttaggagttttttttatatgttttggatattaacctatgATCAGATGTAcgatttgcaaatattctctcAATTGACTAGGTCTCCCTTTCACTGAGTTGGTGGTGTCCTTTGCCAGGCAGCCCCTAAATGATACTATTTCCTGTGTAGTAGCCCTACTGTGTGCCGCACAGACAGCTGGTTATGGCTGCTGGGGAAAGGGGGCCAGTACAATTTTTCCTCCACTAATGACACAGTTGACACTTGCACTGTCCCCTAGGTGTATCCCTGAGTCCCCAAGATGGCTAATCTCCCAGAACAAGAATGCTCAAGCCATGAGGGTCATTAAGTACATCTCAAGGAAAAACAGTAAGTCAGTACCTGCATGCCTTCAAGTTAGCCAGCAGTTGCGACGTCTAGTCCTGTGCCATGAGGAGGAAGATGCAGAAAACCTGGTCCTGTCACCAAGGGCTGGTCCTGTCACCAAGGGGCCGCCATGTGCCACAGGGTGCTTCTGTGGTACAAGATTCATGGTTCCCAGGTCAAATGTCTTACATAGGTGGACAACATAAACCTGAAAGGAAACCCCCCCAAAATCATTTAAAAGTCAAATAAGGAGCCTCAGGACTGCCCAGGCCCCTGCGCCTGACCACCAACATGGGGTTTACCTGCATGTCCACCAGCGGCCCCATGGACGGAGGTGTAATTCAGAGGGAAGAGTCCGATCAGGGGACAGACTTTCCAACAGAATCACGTCTTAGAATTCAAACACCGGGGATAGAAAGTTTTCCAAGAATTATTCAGCACCCCTTCCCTTCCAGAACAGAAGGCCACCGAGAGGTCCGTTCTCTGGGCCGTGCATGGTTTGCCCTCAGTAGACCTCCCTGCTTTAACTTAAAGCTTCTCATCTGGCAGGGgctggaaaagagaaaatcagGTTTATTGGGAAAGCATGTTGCAAGGAGAGTAAATCATTTCTGACCAAGGAGCTAAGATGGATAAACAGTGGGAATCTGAGATTTTATGCGACACTCAGATTGAGGATTTGGGAGCTCAgaggacttttttttcttcacttcctcTCTGGTTTCCTGGGGGGCATGAGGAGGGGGCtggaatacacattcttttccaaTAATGACTGGCAATAGCACTGgttcttaagttttaaatttctgcAGAGATTAGTCAGAGAACAAAGCAGGCAAGGGCCATTGTCAGGCCAGAGGTCACTGTTCAATTACTGGTGATAAGTCTGGTCAGTGCTGGACCTGCTGGAGGTTTGCTCCCAATTCCTTGGTCTCTCACACACCATCCTGTGAGGCTTGACAGGatgtttatatgttttggatattaacctatgATCAGATGTACGATTTCCCTATATGCTTTCCCACCATGCTTTCCCTATATAGGGTcactttaaatgtgtgtgtgggtTACCCCACCGCCCTGAGTCCAGCTTCCTTGCCTAGGAAACAGGCAGCCCTGTGTGTGCAGGGCTCTGCTCAGTCCTGGCACATTATCAGCATGCAAGGGACTATGATTACACCCTGTATGACCCGGGGACACCATCACTGAATATGAAAAGTGGTTCTTATTGTTTCTACTCTTAGAGCCTCAGAGGAGATGAAGAAGTTGGCAAGAAGTTGAAGCCTTTGTTTCTCAACCTGGTCAGAACCCCTCAGATAAGAAAACACACTTTAATCTTGATGTACAACTGGTAATGAACACTTTTCACCTTAAATCCTTCCCAATGCCTTCAACCCCTACCGTCCACTTTGGGGAAGGGAAAGCCATAGCCCAGTTCCAGTATTGGCAGTGATGGTGGAGA
This is a stretch of genomic DNA from Saccopteryx bilineata isolate mSacBil1 unplaced genomic scaffold, mSacBil1_pri_phased_curated manual_scaffold_22, whole genome shotgun sequence. It encodes these proteins:
- the LOC136318249 gene encoding serine/threonine-protein kinase MARK2-like, with the translated sequence MHRDLKLENILVDANKNIRITDFGLGRKVQRDELKTYCGTVNCMAPEMLLEQTYEGRKVDIWDLGVIPFHMVTGWSPFKSQDLTKVKKNIMIGNFRIPGYLSVECQALLKNLMALNPSEKSAADELFQHPWVINSQKEQLEPYSDMPRGNLDPEIVAEMNFIGFQHPEIWKALMGQSYNHIMGTYLLLEARKYKRKGSTVPLRPCPQSLDIVLPSAQVSVEEDSASISGEGMSNPESQASTSPSGPASRASAPPSGPDSQASTPSSGPASWASTPPSGPDSWVSAPPPSPKSWLSTPPSSPKFWASAPPSGPASWASTPPSGPDSQVRAPPSGLASHVSTPPSGPAYRVSTPPPSPKSWLSTPPSSPKSWLSTPPSSPKSQASALPSSPKSRASALPSSLKSRARAPPYGPAPCASAPPFGLASQASAPPSGPASRAGAPPSTHIQPSLPGWHSTIRPSLPGQRSTIQPREHECCLQPRAPA